From the Debaryomyces hansenii CBS767 chromosome F complete sequence genome, the window ttcCTTCTATTACTGTTTCCCCATGTATActattttcattcttacGAACTTCTCTATAACCAACTTGTTCGTTTACTGGCTTTCCATCGTCATCTTCTTGCTGTTCTCCTTGTActtctatttctttctcttctaattcttcctcttctttttttctCTGCTCATCCCCCCTctcatcatcattctcTTTCTCATGTTTTACATCATTCTCTTCTCTTCCttcttttatttcatcatgTTCAGATTTATCAAAGCCTTCattatccaattcttcaaagatTTCTTGATTAGCACCACCTGCATTGACctctatttctttaattttgtcATCTGCATTTTCATCCTGGCCATTTTCATCCTGGCCATTTTCATCCTGGTCATATTCATCCTGGTCATCTTCTACGAGTTCTTCGTGTTCTCTCACTTCAAGGGTTTCTTGATTATTGTACCCACTATCCTCTCTTTTATGcaatgaattattaggAGGCGGTATTTCTTGCACATCGTCGTGGTCCTCGAAATTATTTAACTCGTCTAATTCAACTACACTGTCgtttgataaataatcaCTCTTCTCATCCTCAATTATATTCTCCGTTTCTTTATCAGATGTTTGTTCGtcttcttccaaattttcaatttcatcttcactATAAAATTCTACAACAGAATTTCTATAACTATCACCACCGACTTCAGTTCCTATTTTATGCATTTCTGCACCTAGATCCTCATCTCCActagataataatttgtcTTCTATCTCATCTATTCTTTCCCCTTCATTTATACTATCCCCTGGTTTCTCAGCGATGTCTTCGTCTGCGCTCATATtataatcattatcttgGAATGCATCACCAGTATCAATCTCAATTGCAGTGCGTTCTTCTTTCGTAGAAGCATCCTCTCGCTCGTGATTATTGTTAGAATATTCAGATACTTTATACATACTTTGTTTAGGTTAACCAATGACTTCTTTATCCAGCACATTTCCAATCATCTAAAATATCTTTTGAGAACAGTATACATAGTTTCACgtgaaaatataaatacatatattctaatattataaattatacaaGTATTAAGTTACTTCCACTATAAACTAAGCATTTCACATAGTCtatagaattaaaattaaggagacttaatgaattgaaaggttaaattatatgaataaaaCCAGCTTTAAGGTACCCAAACTTTGAATGACAGTGGCGTATCTAAAGATAATGGCTTGACAGCATTGTTTTCCTTATTAGCGGCAGAGCTATTACTATTTATATTGCGGTTCTCGGTATCTTTACTGGAACCATTGTCTGActtatcatttgaatcgCTTGATTGTTTCTCAACTGCATTCTGAATCAAAGAATGTCTATTTGGTTTGTAAAGGAGTGATTGGACATCTGATAAGATACTAGAAACATCGCCTAATTCACTTATATTTTCAGTCTTTTGTTGGATCATGGAGATAGcatcatttaatttcttgGTGATATGAATAGTCGATTTGGTTAATGCCAAACGATCAATGAAAACCTCTTCTTGTTGCTTGGCCAAATGCTTCCTTTCTTTCTCGTATACTTTCTCTAATTCGTCAAccttattcaatttcaagtcaagtttggaaatttgattattaacAATTGTATTcgttaatttattcaattctcGTTCTTCGTAATTGGCAAACAAATGACTTCTTGCTCCTACAATTCCAAACGTATTAGATGATGCATCTTTAATAACCTGAAGAGGATCAGTATTTTCGTCGTTATATTCATCTATCAAATCAACATCTGCTTGAGGTTTTGGTGATATGTTGTCAACATTTCCATTTTGCTCGCTAGTACCATTggattttatttcttcatcatgTTTATTATCACCTATAGTagattctttttcatcatcaatactCATTTCTGTATCGGTATCCTTCTTTGGTGAAAATTTACTCTCATTCTCTTGTTTATTTTCTGAACTATCATCAAGATCTTTGTTTATTTCTGATTCTTCAGGTTTCTTTTCATTCTGTTTTACACTGTCAGCCTTCGTTTGATCTGCTTCGCCATATACTTCTCTAATTTTTTCTAACGCCTTGATGTCCATAACCTTACAAGCCCTTTCACTTGCGGCCTTAGCTACATCACTATCCACTAATTGAGTCATAAATGCCAAATTACTGATAACAGGGTTGTCAATTGAACTGATTGGAAAATTAGaggaatatttcaaaaagcCTAACTCCTGATCAgttaaatcattaaaattatcttcaattggTAATTTAAGGAATTTTAAAATACATTCTTGCGGAGTTTTAGTTGAAACgctttttgaaattttatacCAATCATTGGGAAAATCTTTTACACCTAAGATCAATTTTGAGATTTCTTTATCAGTCCAGCCATCTTTACTAGACTTATGTTTCTTC encodes:
- a CDS encoding DEHA2F08184p (no similarity) → MYKVSEYSNNNHEREDASTKEERTAIEIDTGDAFQDNDYNMSADEDIAEKPGDSINEGERIDEIEDKLLSSGDEDLGAEMHKIGTEVGGDSYRNSVVEFYSEDEIENLEEDEQTSDKETENIIEDEKSDYLSNDSVVELDELNNFEDHDDVQEIPPPNNSLHKREDSGYNNQETLEVREHEELVEDDQDEYDQDENGQDENGQDENADDKIKEIEVNAGGANQEIFEELDNEGFDKSEHDEIKEGREENDVKHEKENDDERGDEQRKKEEEELEEKEIEVQGEQQEDDDGKPVNEQVGYREVRKNENSIHGETVIEGIIEYGNDEKDEVRPDEENIPASSNINVQSKMPNSKLESTFPIIINIAETEFLLVPFDNHRNPEIDVSHLVSLYDDNEILKLTIEEFFGLMRTNEDLNEIHQFTVNKELVLVIPELNLSITEDNIYSRDITIEDFIVSFENLNSNSINDGEELIHKSLSFLLTSQTRFITNFNNLTESIRRGKGFNCVSLENSVYEPIAIAPEARTEDSHKRQSLDSSDETDAQQTKRAKVSI
- a CDS encoding DEHA2F08206p (weakly similar to uniprot|P32591 Saccharomyces cerevisiae YJL176C SWI3 transcription factor), with protein sequence MSSDEHLDHLQEDKDDDIVAGSPEGSQKQGSEAPEVAEEGAKPETGASEENSDVDMEGDNLSDAAKSNDDETGDKDTGNQDIKNSVEKNSEVKEEDESREEQNDSDAPSKNEPMDVDEVQDDKEPQEESDKEEIQNDESEKEKSEAVQDIEDNHTQDIEEKVKDEADDEEEKKDEQDEEKKDEQYKEEDRDENVDDKDEDKDDEDKDDEGDDDEDDDDKVKDAENQTPIDQTHAIILPSYCSWFNMSKIHKIEKESLPEFFDTTHPSKSPKIYINYRNFMINSYRLNPNEYLTLTSCRRNLVGDVGTLMRVHRFLNKWGLINYQVNPNFKPGYALEKLPNGSQIGLPYTGNFHVTYDTPRGLFPFDTHKFNEDRVDVSKLKKLLNIEQVSDKPINNKMSSDAKNVDDLDTDSSEPPQKKHKSSKDGWTDKEISKLILGVKDFPNDWYKISKSVSTKTPQECILKFLKLPIEDNFNDLTDQELGFLKYSSNFPISSIDNPVISNLAFMTQLVDSDVAKAASERACKVMDIKALEKIREVYGEADQTKADSVKQNEKKPEESEINKDLDDSSENKQENESKFSPKKDTDTEMSIDDEKESTIGDNKHDEEIKSNGTSEQNGNVDNISPKPQADVDLIDEYNDENTDPLQVIKDASSNTFGIVGARSHLFANYEERELNKLTNTIVNNQISKLDLKLNKVDELEKVYEKERKHLAKQQEEVFIDRLALTKSTIHITKKLNDAISMIQQKTENISELGDVSSILSDVQSLLYKPNRHSLIQNAVEKQSSDSNDKSDNGSSKDTENRNINSNSSAANKENNAVKPLSLDTPSSFKVWVP